In Fusarium oxysporum Fo47 chromosome XII, complete sequence, one DNA window encodes the following:
- a CDS encoding thiamine diphosphate-binding protein, whose amino-acid sequence MNPMMHHTPAEASGDSRASGSSSHELQRLDRVSKLLVGFISQLNKEGYESSRLKASIGTALFKHVMRYAPENSHYFNRDRLVVSGHYAGRWQDLFVHLIAAKGLAVDPLGVASVFSRTTTLPCHSNQAILSAIGQAIAMRNLTMLYNKPGLELLDNMIWCVIDDAKFQQDSALNTVALAGSWKLSNLCIIYDSMYDSMSDKLEVNNLKTRGWNVIELVNDDDLTITALCTALSTSRRSNAPTLISVQSPNSSLSHWLHSHPNNNTPLYLPLELYDVFQDVFKKSNLYEADWLVRVKRYRELYPALAREFWNHVAGKPATITQHQTALTGPITPPLSPWPAEQRSRRGDHSSLGRDKFSQQPDRRSRPGRTKPETLHIRPCDAEEAAGAFLVSIRSTKLPTTISLPQNGAASFPGHSSRLGVTLGAYTFSKCHDEDFDLTLMTAGVGIHYAMGTQEFLIREYGLKARIVSCPCLRLFQLQTEEYRRSVLQMQSRKPTVAIDFGNSQGWKPYADALVLLKESVSIEIEANMPNRIGPRVKDFVKEFKKRNTL is encoded by the exons ATGAACCCCATGATGCATCACACTCCCGCCGAAGCCTCGGGTGACTCTCGGGCCAGTGGAAGCTCCTCTCACGAGCTTCAAAGGCTCGACAGAGTCTCGAAGCTGCTCGTAGGTTTCATCTCGCAGTTGAACAAAGAAGGATATGA ATCTTCCAGGCTCAAGGCTTCTATTGGAACTGCCCTCTTCAAGCATGTGATGAGATATGCACCAGAGAACAGTCACTACTTTAACCGGGATCGTTTAGTCGTGTCAGGAC ATTACGCTGGCAGATGGCAAGACTTGTTTGTGCATCTGATTGCAGCAAAGGGCCTCGCCGTCGACCCTTTAGGAGTTGCCAGCGTTTTTTCCAGAACAACAACTCTTCCGTGTCACTCAAATCAAGCAATCTTGAGTGCTATCGGTCAGGCAATTGCAATGAGAAACCTTACGATGCTCTACAACAAGCCAGGCCTGGAGCTGTTAGACAACATGATTTGGTGCGTCATCGACGATGCCAAGTTTCAACAGGACAGTGCTCTTAATACAGTCGCTCTTGCCGGCAGTTGGAAGCTAAGTAATCTCTGTATCATTTACGATAGCATGTATGATTCAATGAGCGATAAGCTTGAAGTTAACAACCTCAAGACGCGTGGCTGGAATGTAATTGAACTGGTGAATGACGACGACCTCACTATCACCG CCCTGTGTACGGCCCTCAGtacctcaagaagaagcaatgCGCCGACCTTGATCAGTGTCCAGTCGCCCAACAGCTCCTTGTCACACTGGCTACACTCTCATCCCAACAACAACACTCCGCTCTACCTCCCGCTAGAACTTTACGACGTCTTCCAAGATGTTTTCAAGAAAAGCAACCTCTACGAGGCTGATTGGCTGGtgagggtgaagagataCCGGGAACTGTACCCAGCGCTCGCCAGGGAGTTCTGGAATCACGTTGCTGGCAAGCCAGCCACCATCACTCAACACCAAACTGCCCTCACTGGCCCAATAACTCCACCTCTATCGCCCTGGCCAGCTGAGCAGCGCTCTCGGAGAGGAGATCACAGCTCCCTCGGAAGAGACAAGTTTTCACAGCAGCCAGATAGGCGTTCGAGGCCAGGTAGGACAAAGCCCGAAACCCTTCACATCCGCCCCTGCGACGCCGAAGAGGCTGCAGGTGCCTTTCTCGTGTCCATCAGATCGACCAAGTTACCAACAACTATTTCCTTGCCACAAAATGGTGCCGCAAGCTTTCCTGGTCACTCGTCTCGTCTAGGTGTGACACTTGGAGCTTACACCTTCTCTAAATGTCACGACGAGGACTTTGACTTGACTCTCATGACCGCTGGTGTTGGGATTCACTATGCCATGGGCACGCAAGAGTTTCTCATAAGGGAGTATGGTCTGAAAGCTAGAATAGTGTCATGTCCCTGCCTTAGGCTTTTTCAGTTGCAGACAGAGGAGTACAGGAGATCTGTCCTTCAGATGCAGAGCAGGAAACCGACGGTGGCAATTGACTTTGGGAATAGCCAGGGCTGGAAGCCTTATGCGGACGCGTTAGTGTTATTGAAAGAAAGCGTTAGTATAGAAATAGAGGCCAATATGCCGAATAGGATTGGGCCCAGGGTTAAAGACTTTGTTAAGGAGTTTAAAAAGAGaaatactttataa
- a CDS encoding ketose-bisphosphate aldolase, with protein MDSWLDVQKQNRTLQILRSAAEGSYNIEHLTALVRAAEAKRSPLILLLFPSTVKQLPTLAWAAAAAVKSATVPLSLHLDHAQDEAQIREIAATLPFDSIMVDMSHYDHDENLEKTKVLTRICHGHGIAVEAESGRINGGEEGIADTGSLEALFTTPREVEDFLAAEIDLLAPSIGNIHGDYGPAGPQLDFGRLSSVNTQVSGRVIMALHGTNDFTPEIMQCCIQNGAIKLNINKLILESWNTYVREHSQEPLMQLMDGGMTVLQAEVERWMDICGSSGKS; from the exons ATGGATTCCTGGCTGGATGTTCAGAAGCAGAACCGCACCCTGCAAATCCTCCGCTCGGCGGCCGAGGGCAG TTACAACATCGAGCACCTGACAGCGCTAGTTCGCGCTGCCGAAGCCAAGAGGTCACCTCTTATTCTTCTACTCTTCCCCTCAACCGTCAAACAGCTCCCGACGTTGGCatgggcagcagcagcagcagtcaAGTCAGCAACTGTACCGCTGTCGCTCCATCTAGACCATGCGCAGGACGAAGCGCAGATCCGAGAAATTGCTGCAACTTTGCCGTTTGATTCGATTATGGTGGACATGAGCCATTATGACCACGACGAGAACTTAGAAAAGACCAAGGTTTTGACGAGAATTTGCCATGGTCACGGCATCGCTGTTGAGGCTGAAAGTGGGCGCATCAATGGGGGAGAAGAGGGTATTGCGGACACGGGATCTCTGGAAG CACTCTTCACCACGCCTAGAGAGGTCGAAGACTTTCTAGCTGCCGAAATCGACCTTCTTGCGCCGAGCATAGGTAACATCCACGGCGACTACGGCCCAGCCGGGCCTCAGCTCGACTTTGGCCGACTGTCCAGCGTCAACACTCAGGTTAGCGGTCGCGTGATCATGGCGCTCCACGGCACAAACGACTTTACGCCTGAGATCATGCAATGCTGCATCCAAAACGGTGCAATTAAATTAAACATCAATAAGCTTATCCTGGAGAGTTGGAATACTTATGTCAGAGAGCATTCTCAGGAGCCGCTGATGCAGCTCATGGATGGTGGTATGACTGTGCTCCAAGCCGAGGTTGAGCGGTGGATGGATATCTGTGGAAGTAGCGGGAAATCATAA